Proteins encoded in a region of the Rhodopirellula halodulae genome:
- a CDS encoding PEP-CTERM sorting domain-containing protein (PEP-CTERM proteins occur, often in large numbers, in the proteomes of bacteria that also encode an exosortase, a predicted intramembrane cysteine proteinase. The presence of a PEP-CTERM domain at a protein's C-terminus predicts cleavage within the sorting domain, followed by covalent anchoring to some some component of the (usually Gram-negative) cell surface. Many PEP-CTERM proteins exhibit an unusual sequence composition that includes large numbers of potential glycosylation sites. Expression of one such protein has been shown restore the ability of a bacterium to form floc, a type of biofilm.), with product MFRAACGLAFCVKSSLIAHLSYFDHCSGCELCLVFGVCAIPPRGGPRACFLFDVCTPLRVNSMMMTRFAGISGYGVIAAALAVVIGQVSDVSAATISQIPPGFNASAVEIYLGNPAAQSQFDADPDVGVGDVSNFATIYDNFTFGSNLNVTNFSWIGIYADDPLGAGSTGADSFTVSIFSDVAGEPGGALGTFNVGLANETAIDSTIYSYSADISPFAVNGGQQYWFSVVANMNADVPVSPGDPAENQWGVAFSDLGDDLSFQDFQTGPGAAGIERFNDSVDYAFSVTAVPEPATCLALSVLSGGAIVRRHVRRRKNKSKMNA from the coding sequence TTGTTTCGCGCTGCTTGCGGTTTGGCATTCTGCGTCAAGTCTTCATTAATTGCCCATTTGTCCTATTTCGACCATTGCAGCGGTTGTGAGCTGTGTCTAGTATTTGGCGTGTGTGCTATCCCTCCACGGGGTGGACCGCGTGCCTGTTTCCTATTTGATGTTTGTACACCTTTGAGAGTGAACTCGATGATGATGACTCGATTCGCCGGCATTTCGGGATACGGAGTGATTGCGGCCGCGTTGGCGGTTGTGATCGGTCAGGTGTCTGACGTTAGCGCGGCTACCATTTCACAAATTCCACCGGGATTCAACGCTTCTGCGGTAGAGATCTACTTAGGGAACCCCGCTGCTCAGTCCCAATTCGATGCCGACCCCGATGTTGGTGTGGGAGATGTGTCGAATTTTGCGACGATCTACGACAATTTCACCTTCGGCTCCAACCTGAACGTCACCAACTTCTCTTGGATTGGCATCTATGCTGACGATCCGCTCGGGGCCGGCTCCACGGGGGCAGATTCCTTCACTGTGAGTATCTTTTCAGATGTCGCTGGTGAACCCGGGGGTGCATTGGGAACGTTCAATGTCGGACTTGCCAACGAAACGGCCATCGACTCAACCATCTATTCTTACTCGGCGGACATTTCGCCGTTCGCCGTCAACGGTGGGCAACAGTATTGGTTCTCCGTCGTTGCGAATATGAATGCGGACGTTCCGGTTTCTCCTGGCGATCCAGCTGAGAATCAGTGGGGCGTTGCGTTCAGTGACCTTGGTGACGATCTGTCTTTCCAGGATTTCCAGACGGGGCCTGGGGCTGCCGGGATTGAGCGTTTCAATGATTCAGTGGACTATGCATTTTCGGTAACCGCCGTTCCGGAGCCCGCAACTTGTTTGGCGTTGTCAGTTCTGAGCGGTGGTGCGATAGTTCGACGACATGTTCGTCGTCGGAAGAACAAATCGAAGATGAACGCCTGA
- the guaB gene encoding IMP dehydrogenase codes for MFDDKIGELGVTFDDVLLQPRYSEVVPSEVDVSSQMTQRIRLQIPLISSPMDTVTESEMAIALAKEGGLGIVHKNLSVRRQTEEVLKVKRSANGIIINPVTLNPEQKVSEAAELMDRANVSGIPIVHSDRTLAGILTRRDLRFLENPDLPISEVMTRENLVTAVGTVTLAQAEKILTEKRVEKLLLIDEERKLTGLITIRDIDMMKRYPRACKDPQGRLRVGAAIGVGDYERAESLINKGVDLLVVDSAHGHSRNVIETVREIKQNKSWDIDVVAGNIATAEGASDLIAAGADAVKVGIGPGSICTTRVISGIGVPQVTAILNVVKVAQEKNIPVIADGGIRFSGDITKAIAAGASTVMIGSLFAGLAESPGKMILYQGRTFKAYRGMGSMGAMVKGSSDRYRQKGTEAGKLVPEGVEGRVPFKGPLSDYAYQLVGGLRAGMGYVGTRTIEELRRDAKFIRVSAATVRENHPHDIAITQEAPNYSPDVHSGDAS; via the coding sequence ATGTTTGACGACAAAATCGGCGAGCTCGGAGTCACCTTCGACGATGTCCTGTTGCAACCTCGATACAGCGAGGTCGTTCCCAGCGAGGTCGACGTCAGCAGCCAGATGACCCAGCGAATTCGGCTGCAAATCCCGCTGATCTCCTCACCGATGGACACGGTCACCGAGTCCGAAATGGCCATTGCCCTAGCGAAAGAGGGCGGTTTGGGCATTGTGCACAAGAATTTGTCTGTGCGTCGTCAGACCGAAGAGGTGCTGAAGGTCAAGCGATCGGCCAACGGGATCATCATCAATCCGGTGACGCTGAATCCGGAGCAAAAAGTCAGCGAAGCGGCTGAATTGATGGATCGGGCGAACGTTTCCGGGATTCCGATTGTGCATTCCGACCGCACTTTGGCGGGGATTTTGACCCGGCGTGACCTGCGGTTCCTCGAGAACCCCGATTTGCCCATTTCCGAGGTGATGACCCGTGAAAATTTGGTCACTGCGGTGGGGACTGTAACGCTTGCGCAAGCTGAGAAGATTTTAACGGAAAAAAGGGTCGAGAAACTTCTGCTGATTGACGAAGAAAGAAAACTGACGGGGTTAATCACGATTCGTGACATCGACATGATGAAGCGTTACCCGCGGGCTTGCAAAGATCCGCAGGGGCGACTTCGGGTCGGAGCCGCGATTGGCGTGGGTGACTACGAGCGGGCGGAAAGCTTGATCAACAAAGGCGTTGATTTGCTGGTGGTCGATTCCGCTCACGGACACAGCCGCAATGTGATTGAGACCGTTCGAGAGATCAAACAGAACAAGTCATGGGACATTGATGTCGTAGCGGGGAACATCGCAACGGCCGAAGGCGCATCAGATTTGATTGCGGCGGGGGCGGACGCGGTGAAGGTCGGCATCGGTCCAGGATCGATCTGCACCACACGGGTGATCAGCGGCATTGGAGTGCCTCAGGTCACCGCGATTTTGAACGTGGTGAAGGTCGCTCAGGAGAAGAACATTCCAGTCATTGCGGACGGAGGAATCCGTTTCAGTGGCGACATCACCAAAGCAATCGCCGCTGGGGCGAGCACGGTCATGATCGGCAGCTTGTTTGCCGGTTTGGCCGAAAGTCCCGGCAAGATGATTCTTTACCAAGGACGCACGTTCAAGGCGTACCGAGGCATGGGATCGATGGGCGCGATGGTGAAAGGAAGTAGTGATCGGTATCGCCAAAAAGGCACCGAGGCGGGCAAGCTTGTCCCCGAAGGTGTCGAAGGACGCGTGCCGTTCAAAGGCCCGCTCAGTGATTACGCCTACCAGTTGGTCGGTGGTTTGCGTGCGGGCATGGGATATGTCGGTACACGGACGATCGAAGAACTCCGTCGCGATGCGAAATTCATTCGCGTTTCGGCGGCCACGGTGAGGGAGAACCACCCGCATGACATTGCGATCACTCAAGAAGCGCCCAACTACAGCCCGGATGTTCATTCGGGCGACGCCAGTTGA
- a CDS encoding Uma2 family endonuclease: MTTTLHLSLAEYDSMVRVGAFDQIDRKVELIRGELIQMNLAGPLHDDLITYLTNWSARGVDPAVSLITSQTGLDLPETQSRPEPDLLWLRAARYRDAHPRASDVQLAIEVAFSSLAYELETKRRLYAESNIVEYWIVDAQAQCVHVHRHPVQGDYQDRSVSTRNDILSPLIQPSAKLELNDLFLG, from the coding sequence ATGACAACCACGCTTCATTTGTCGCTCGCTGAATATGACTCCATGGTTCGTGTCGGAGCGTTCGATCAAATCGATCGAAAAGTCGAATTGATCCGAGGAGAGTTGATCCAGATGAATCTTGCTGGTCCCCTCCACGACGATTTAATCACCTACCTGACGAATTGGTCGGCTCGCGGCGTTGACCCTGCTGTGAGTCTGATCACATCGCAAACCGGATTGGACCTTCCTGAGACTCAGTCTCGTCCCGAGCCTGATTTGTTATGGCTGCGAGCAGCCCGCTACCGCGACGCGCATCCGCGAGCAAGTGACGTGCAGTTGGCGATTGAAGTTGCGTTCAGCAGCTTGGCTTACGAATTGGAGACCAAGCGGCGTTTGTATGCCGAATCGAACATCGTCGAATATTGGATCGTCGACGCACAGGCCCAATGCGTCCATGTGCATCGTCACCCGGTCCAAGGTGACTACCAAGATCGCAGTGTCAGCACACGCAACGACATTCTTTCGCCATTGATCCAGCCCTCTGCAAAGCTTGAGTTGAACGATTTGTTCCTTGGTTAG
- a CDS encoding S1 family peptidase, which translates to MKKTLTLICGIAVAAEFGYLLLKDHPHWPEIVWTPGLWIPPSSPDEGSFKRPMAEDSTTSFRAMEASGNEDSSVSPGGLTSDPTDQNAESAKVESIEETDSSWADKLFEPDRPSEEGSVDSAAKTSDRSLTTANTDLLARSMVQVRRESDEIAIGQTGRRQNDGWTGAGVIVKVDSEGFWVLTAQHVVARPVSLEIELLEDNGGGGGGPLAMESHSLQAVELVGKDQDRDLALLRVEWPLAMTRGIQAVDWAGGGHVSSGEEVLVCEFTGENRWEWDRATLVERKTAKREHGGVPIEYLVLSNPSKPGMSGGGAFTASGKLCGIISGNGAGQMHCIAVTEIDRFMATVSVEER; encoded by the coding sequence ATGAAGAAGACGCTGACATTGATATGCGGAATTGCGGTTGCTGCGGAGTTTGGCTACCTGTTGCTGAAGGACCATCCCCATTGGCCGGAGATTGTTTGGACACCTGGATTGTGGATTCCGCCGTCCTCTCCCGATGAAGGTTCCTTCAAGCGGCCGATGGCGGAGGATTCGACCACGAGCTTCCGTGCCATGGAGGCGAGTGGCAACGAGGATTCATCCGTCTCACCAGGCGGTTTGACATCCGATCCAACGGATCAAAACGCCGAGTCGGCGAAAGTCGAATCCATTGAAGAGACGGATTCTTCCTGGGCGGACAAATTGTTTGAGCCCGATCGACCGTCGGAAGAAGGCTCGGTTGATTCAGCAGCGAAAACGTCAGATCGGTCTCTGACCACTGCCAACACTGATCTGTTGGCTCGATCGATGGTTCAAGTGCGTCGCGAAAGCGATGAAATCGCCATTGGTCAAACCGGTCGACGCCAAAACGATGGTTGGACCGGGGCTGGTGTGATCGTGAAGGTTGATTCAGAAGGTTTTTGGGTTTTGACTGCTCAGCATGTGGTGGCGCGGCCCGTGTCGCTGGAAATCGAGCTGCTGGAGGACAACGGTGGCGGAGGAGGTGGTCCTTTGGCAATGGAGTCGCATTCGCTGCAGGCGGTGGAGCTAGTTGGCAAGGACCAAGATCGCGATTTGGCCCTGCTACGAGTCGAGTGGCCATTGGCAATGACGAGAGGTATCCAGGCCGTTGATTGGGCGGGCGGGGGGCACGTGTCCAGTGGTGAGGAAGTGCTGGTTTGTGAATTTACTGGTGAAAATAGGTGGGAATGGGACCGTGCGACGTTGGTGGAACGCAAAACGGCAAAGCGAGAACACGGAGGAGTGCCGATTGAATACTTGGTGCTCAGCAACCCATCGAAACCGGGGATGTCAGGTGGCGGTGCTTTCACAGCCAGCGGCAAACTATGCGGGATCATCAGCGGTAATGGTGCGGGACAGATGCATTGCATTGCCGTCACTGAAATCGACCGATTCATGGCAACAGTTTCAGTTGAAGAACGCTGA
- a CDS encoding formylglycine-generating enzyme family protein: MCFGGWVRCGLLCLACVGLGGGDGEVGAQEAAARVKVTPEVSLDDAALLARIRAGMVEKEAVKAGEMTDYRETIPKSGVEFEMVAIPGGEFLMGSPEGEVDRLEDEGPRRKVKVSPFWMGKCEVTWDEYEPFMMTEVRREKHGGWTGFDPAVHDAVDGVSQPTPPYTEMSFGMGQSGYPAICMTQHAANKYCQWLSAQTGHFYRLPTEAEWEYACRGGTTTAYSFGDDAMEEYAWFYDNSNDKYQKVGTKKPNPWGLHDMHGNVSEWTADAYGESYPVPDDRGVLINPWTVPERLYPRVVRGGSWYDDPDRLRSAARLGSSEDWKQQDPQLPKSLWYHTDATWVGFRVVRPIEVPTVEEMDAHWNSARGKR, translated from the coding sequence ATGTGTTTTGGCGGTTGGGTTCGGTGTGGTCTGTTGTGTTTGGCTTGCGTCGGATTGGGCGGTGGTGATGGGGAGGTTGGTGCTCAGGAAGCGGCCGCGCGGGTGAAGGTGACTCCGGAGGTTTCGCTGGATGATGCGGCTTTGCTCGCTCGGATTCGGGCGGGGATGGTTGAAAAGGAAGCGGTGAAGGCGGGGGAGATGACGGACTATCGGGAGACGATTCCGAAGTCGGGGGTGGAATTTGAGATGGTGGCGATTCCGGGTGGCGAGTTTTTGATGGGCAGCCCAGAAGGTGAGGTTGATCGGTTGGAGGATGAAGGGCCGCGGCGGAAGGTGAAGGTCTCTCCCTTTTGGATGGGCAAGTGCGAGGTGACTTGGGATGAGTACGAGCCGTTCATGATGACGGAAGTTCGGCGCGAGAAGCATGGCGGCTGGACGGGCTTTGATCCCGCGGTGCATGACGCGGTGGATGGTGTGAGTCAACCGACGCCGCCTTACACCGAGATGAGCTTTGGAATGGGGCAATCGGGCTATCCGGCGATCTGCATGACGCAACATGCGGCCAACAAGTACTGCCAGTGGCTGAGTGCGCAAACGGGGCACTTCTATCGTCTGCCCACGGAGGCTGAATGGGAATACGCGTGCCGCGGGGGGACGACGACGGCGTATTCATTCGGCGACGATGCGATGGAGGAGTACGCTTGGTTTTACGACAACAGCAATGACAAGTATCAGAAGGTGGGCACCAAGAAGCCGAATCCTTGGGGGCTGCATGACATGCACGGCAATGTGTCGGAGTGGACCGCGGACGCTTACGGCGAGTCCTATCCGGTGCCCGATGATCGCGGTGTGTTGATCAATCCGTGGACGGTGCCGGAAAGGTTGTATCCTCGCGTGGTCCGCGGTGGCAGTTGGTACGACGACCCGGATCGGTTGCGGTCAGCGGCGAGGCTGGGTAGCTCCGAAGATTGGAAGCAACAGGATCCTCAGTTGCCGAAGAGTTTGTGGTATCACACGGATGCGACGTGGGTGGGATTCCGCGTGGTGAGGCCGATCGAAGTGCCGACGGTGGAAGAGATGGATGCCCATTGGAACAGTGCCCGCGGGAAGCGGTAG
- a CDS encoding O-antigen ligase family protein: MAISIALFAYTVGCFVEGLPRWTGRRASVVILLGLLGISAVAWIHQITFGSDVVGVLAPGVKKWASWAGETEPGSWLDRWSSGERLALHAVGSYQAAVRLLLLAGVFVVVQNFRSPRACLYRLSVIGAMTGTGLALFGLAQHFGSHDGLVYWTYDIEGGLGFGPFINRNHYPFFLNLCFGLTVGLLIERLSVMGRHWYRLLLTDPTVGWLLVAISFMLASLIACGSRGGVLSLVLAMSSVLLLRLRASNAGRGAMMMGLVAVPATLILVWVGFDFQESRLQMLKEADRYASDGRWKLWAAALKSVPDFPWFGSGGETYRYWDDIYQSGDPAWNNWKLQSLRADNEFLDVLCEYGVFGLASLIALVGGTVWTCFAKCRRSGLAAGAAIGLLAIVGHSIADFGLRIPATGVLATLILALLSSVHTSSRVASAGRSRSGNDVASAKFGRWGASAVVGATVAFVAFVAIRARSDSFYANRHRDQAYVALALERNENAYQEIKQAVLANPMDIQMRSESVRVVEYLMAIESNESLENRERRRTSIVQDSLAMLHLCPLAWQPYAWLAKYGQEAEIGFTSDQTFDSDDWKTRYLLRARDLHPSEPELAYITGNRLHSEKGLAAALPHWRDSLAVSTHRMDEIFSKVEGNLTSSELEQSLLPRDPVVIFEAARRQRAPEKKEVLYAAALELLEFPERSSRQLTFGERESWRAKVLAAQGKLEKALRALERALNEFPENIEMRLRRVHLLMELGELDRATSEVRVLLTLAPDHSQVKRLQGDLAERKARELE; this comes from the coding sequence ATGGCGATATCGATCGCCCTCTTTGCGTACACCGTTGGTTGCTTCGTCGAAGGGCTCCCACGCTGGACAGGACGACGAGCATCGGTGGTGATTTTGTTGGGATTGCTGGGGATCAGCGCCGTAGCCTGGATTCATCAGATCACATTCGGGAGCGACGTAGTTGGCGTCCTTGCACCCGGGGTAAAAAAGTGGGCATCGTGGGCGGGCGAGACTGAGCCCGGCAGTTGGCTCGACCGATGGAGCAGTGGTGAACGTTTGGCATTGCATGCGGTTGGCAGTTATCAGGCGGCAGTCCGATTGCTGTTATTAGCTGGCGTCTTTGTCGTCGTGCAGAACTTTCGATCGCCGCGTGCCTGTCTGTATCGATTGAGCGTCATTGGTGCGATGACCGGCACCGGTTTGGCTTTGTTTGGTTTAGCTCAACATTTTGGTTCACATGATGGGTTGGTTTATTGGACCTACGACATCGAGGGAGGTCTCGGGTTTGGTCCGTTCATCAATCGAAATCACTACCCATTCTTTCTGAATTTGTGTTTCGGTTTGACGGTCGGGTTATTGATCGAACGATTGTCGGTCATGGGGCGTCATTGGTATCGACTGTTGTTGACCGATCCGACCGTTGGTTGGTTGTTGGTCGCCATTAGCTTCATGTTGGCAAGTTTGATTGCATGCGGGTCGCGGGGCGGTGTTCTATCGCTGGTGTTGGCCATGTCATCGGTTTTGTTGCTGAGGTTGCGAGCCAGCAATGCGGGACGTGGTGCGATGATGATGGGATTGGTTGCCGTGCCCGCCACGCTGATTCTGGTATGGGTCGGATTCGACTTCCAGGAATCGCGTCTTCAAATGCTCAAGGAAGCCGATCGCTATGCTAGCGACGGTCGCTGGAAATTATGGGCGGCTGCCCTGAAGAGCGTTCCGGATTTTCCCTGGTTTGGTTCGGGGGGGGAAACCTATCGCTATTGGGACGATATTTACCAAAGCGGTGACCCGGCCTGGAACAATTGGAAGCTCCAGTCACTACGTGCTGACAATGAGTTCTTGGATGTGTTGTGCGAATACGGTGTGTTTGGATTGGCTTCGCTGATCGCACTCGTTGGCGGAACCGTTTGGACGTGCTTTGCCAAATGTCGACGTAGTGGCTTGGCGGCAGGTGCGGCCATCGGTTTGCTTGCGATCGTTGGGCACAGCATAGCTGACTTTGGCCTGCGGATTCCTGCGACGGGTGTTCTAGCGACGCTCATCTTGGCTCTGTTGAGCTCGGTCCATACGTCATCGCGTGTTGCATCAGCCGGGCGATCTCGTTCAGGCAACGATGTTGCTTCGGCTAAATTTGGTAGATGGGGAGCGAGTGCAGTAGTGGGGGCTACAGTGGCGTTTGTCGCCTTCGTTGCGATTCGTGCACGCAGTGACTCTTTCTACGCAAATCGTCATCGTGATCAGGCTTATGTTGCGCTCGCTCTCGAACGAAACGAGAACGCCTATCAGGAGATAAAACAGGCTGTACTTGCCAATCCGATGGATATTCAAATGCGATCGGAGTCAGTTCGCGTGGTGGAGTATCTGATGGCGATTGAATCAAACGAATCATTGGAAAACCGTGAGCGTCGAAGAACGTCGATTGTCCAGGATAGCTTGGCGATGCTGCATCTGTGTCCTTTGGCTTGGCAGCCTTACGCGTGGCTGGCGAAATACGGCCAAGAAGCCGAGATTGGCTTCACGAGCGATCAAACTTTCGATTCTGATGACTGGAAAACAAGGTACCTGCTGCGGGCAAGAGACCTGCATCCTAGCGAACCGGAACTCGCTTACATCACAGGGAACCGCCTGCATTCGGAAAAGGGACTAGCCGCCGCTCTACCGCATTGGCGCGATTCTCTAGCCGTTTCGACTCATCGAATGGATGAGATTTTTTCGAAAGTCGAGGGGAATCTGACTTCATCAGAATTAGAGCAATCTTTGCTGCCGAGGGATCCGGTGGTCATCTTTGAGGCTGCGCGTAGGCAGCGGGCACCCGAAAAAAAAGAGGTATTGTACGCAGCGGCACTGGAGCTCCTTGAGTTTCCAGAGCGATCGTCACGGCAATTGACATTTGGCGAGCGGGAGAGCTGGCGAGCGAAAGTTCTCGCTGCGCAGGGGAAGCTTGAGAAGGCGTTGCGAGCTCTGGAACGAGCATTGAATGAATTTCCCGAAAATATTGAGATGCGTTTGCGCCGAGTCCATCTGCTGATGGAACTTGGGGAACTTGACCGTGCGACAAGTGAGGTTCGAGTCCTTTTGACGCTTGCGCCCGATCACTCGCAGGTAAAACGTTTGCAGGGTGATTTAGCGGAACGGAAGGCTCGTGAGCTGGAGTGA
- a CDS encoding DNA translocase FtsK, which translates to MSTTTADAETQESAPPRAVDIRRDVPALLLVAVTLLTLVSVLTHDPADPVPTPVWPLSQFFTPDMAIYPANDVVQNACGSLGALISAMLLSAVGIGSSLVIAAGGGISTALLVRGHMNAPVLRSLGGCVTLLAVTTAAAMTNIELNGMPVVGNGGYLGAMTSAFLLQHFHPVGSWILTLTVLAVGLLLTTDYMLVYAGRTVLLGGAKASRKGFAKAAHAMPVTLRRRRQPFSDTDGPILIDGDENDESLDPNGGRIDPAEPADAAPTIKLRKPKEREAVAVEESDEATDDTPASGLAKAAKLGAAGLAAAAGLGASRKKAKDDPETEEEQYEYEYEEWEEEEDEAPTRDLEIEGEATTLRNDSSHEETAAPTIKMPKKKDAKQELYDAVQEDAPNDVSEYHLPSLELLEGSDGFDYEEQHAEALRKSQLLQSTIRSFGFNVTVTNVEIGPVIAQYELELESGLRLNKITALADDLAIALRVPSVRVVAPIPGKNTVGIEVPNEIRQVVRLRDVIEESDSRISKMNIPVFLGKDVSGEPMPVDLAKMPHLLIAGRTGTGKSVCLNAIISSILMCCRPDEVRMLMIDPKMVELSGYGRLPHLMHPVITDMKKAEAILGWAVEKMEERYSLLAKAGVRHINSFNDLGRDEVLRRLEVDEDDESTDVPDKLPFIVIIADEMADLMMTAGKEVETHIIRLAQKSRAVGIHLILATQKPTVDVITGLIKSNLPARLSFQVASKTDSRVVLDENGADKLLGNGDMLFLWPGTSTLIRGQGTYLSDAEIDRVCDHCSSGGEQQFVGELMNLKIDDEDGDASEMDVENLRKRDELYESAIEVVIREGRGSLSLIQRCLGIGYGRAARLIDYMAEDGIVGQYNGSKSREVLLTMEQWNQMQGNTDEGPPTNTQASNDEEEAYEDEEEEEEVYDEEEYEDEEDYEDEDI; encoded by the coding sequence ATGTCCACCACGACGGCCGACGCTGAAACGCAAGAATCCGCCCCGCCTCGCGCGGTGGACATTCGGCGTGACGTCCCAGCATTGCTGCTGGTTGCCGTCACGCTGTTGACGCTCGTGTCCGTTCTGACGCACGATCCGGCCGACCCGGTCCCCACGCCGGTTTGGCCGCTCAGCCAATTCTTCACCCCGGACATGGCCATCTACCCGGCCAATGATGTTGTGCAGAATGCCTGCGGATCACTCGGGGCACTGATCTCCGCCATGCTGCTCAGCGCCGTCGGCATTGGATCCTCGCTCGTCATCGCGGCGGGCGGAGGCATCTCCACGGCGCTCTTGGTGCGTGGCCACATGAACGCGCCCGTCCTGCGTTCTTTGGGTGGCTGCGTGACGTTGCTGGCCGTGACCACCGCCGCGGCCATGACCAACATCGAACTGAACGGCATGCCCGTCGTCGGCAACGGCGGCTACCTCGGGGCCATGACCTCGGCGTTCCTCCTGCAACACTTCCATCCCGTTGGTTCGTGGATCCTGACGTTGACGGTGTTGGCCGTTGGGCTGTTGCTGACCACCGACTACATGCTGGTCTACGCCGGACGAACCGTGTTGCTCGGCGGTGCCAAAGCGTCGCGGAAGGGCTTTGCCAAAGCCGCTCACGCCATGCCCGTTACACTTCGTCGACGACGTCAACCATTCAGCGACACCGACGGCCCGATCCTGATCGATGGTGACGAAAACGACGAGTCACTGGATCCCAACGGCGGTCGGATCGATCCCGCCGAACCGGCCGATGCCGCTCCCACGATCAAGCTCCGTAAACCCAAAGAACGCGAAGCCGTTGCCGTCGAGGAATCGGACGAAGCTACTGATGACACGCCGGCCTCGGGTCTCGCCAAAGCCGCCAAGCTCGGCGCCGCCGGGCTCGCTGCCGCGGCTGGTTTGGGTGCCAGCCGGAAAAAGGCCAAGGACGATCCCGAGACCGAAGAAGAACAGTACGAATACGAGTACGAAGAATGGGAGGAGGAAGAAGACGAAGCCCCCACCCGCGATTTGGAGATCGAAGGCGAAGCGACAACGTTGCGCAACGATTCCTCTCACGAGGAAACCGCCGCGCCGACGATCAAGATGCCCAAGAAGAAAGACGCCAAGCAAGAACTCTATGATGCGGTGCAAGAAGACGCACCCAACGATGTATCGGAGTACCACTTGCCCAGTCTGGAATTGCTGGAGGGCAGCGATGGTTTCGACTACGAAGAACAACACGCCGAGGCACTCCGCAAGAGCCAACTGCTGCAGTCCACCATTCGCAGCTTCGGATTCAACGTCACCGTCACCAATGTCGAGATCGGCCCGGTCATCGCGCAGTACGAGTTGGAACTGGAAAGCGGACTTCGTCTGAACAAGATCACCGCCCTCGCCGACGACCTTGCGATCGCACTGCGAGTCCCCAGCGTCCGCGTCGTTGCACCGATCCCCGGTAAGAACACGGTCGGCATCGAAGTCCCCAACGAAATCCGCCAAGTCGTCCGCCTTCGCGATGTCATCGAAGAATCCGATTCGCGGATCTCCAAGATGAACATCCCGGTCTTCCTCGGCAAAGACGTTTCGGGCGAACCGATGCCAGTCGACTTGGCCAAGATGCCTCACCTGTTGATCGCAGGTCGAACGGGTACCGGTAAATCGGTCTGTTTGAACGCGATCATCAGCAGCATCCTGATGTGCTGTCGTCCCGACGAAGTCCGCATGCTGATGATCGACCCCAAGATGGTCGAGCTTTCCGGCTACGGTCGCTTGCCGCACCTGATGCACCCCGTCATCACGGACATGAAGAAGGCGGAAGCCATCCTCGGCTGGGCCGTTGAAAAGATGGAAGAGCGTTACTCACTGCTTGCCAAAGCCGGTGTGCGCCACATCAACAGCTTCAATGACCTGGGCCGCGATGAAGTCCTGCGTCGTCTGGAAGTCGATGAAGACGACGAGAGCACAGACGTGCCTGACAAGCTGCCCTTCATCGTCATCATCGCCGACGAGATGGCCGACTTGATGATGACGGCGGGCAAGGAAGTCGAAACGCACATCATCCGTTTGGCTCAAAAGAGTCGTGCCGTTGGAATTCACTTGATCTTGGCAACGCAGAAACCAACCGTGGACGTCATCACGGGCTTGATCAAATCGAACTTGCCCGCACGTTTGAGTTTCCAAGTCGCCAGCAAGACCGACAGTCGCGTTGTCTTGGATGAAAACGGTGCGGACAAGCTACTCGGCAACGGCGACATGCTGTTTCTCTGGCCGGGCACCAGCACGCTCATTCGAGGGCAGGGCACTTATCTATCCGACGCGGAGATTGACCGCGTTTGCGATCACTGCAGCAGCGGCGGGGAACAACAATTCGTCGGCGAGCTGATGAACCTCAAGATCGACGACGAAGACGGCGACGCATCCGAGATGGATGTCGAAAACCTTCGCAAACGCGACGAGCTTTACGAGTCCGCCATCGAAGTCGTCATCCGCGAAGGTCGCGGTTCGCTGTCATTGATCCAGCGATGCCTCGGGATTGGATATGGTCGAGCCGCCCGCTTGATCGACTACATGGCCGAAGACGGCATCGTGGGTCAGTACAACGGTTCCAAATCCCGCGAAGTCTTGCTGACGATGGAACAGTGGAACCAAATGCAAGGCAACACCGACGAAGGTCCACCGACGAACACGCAAGCCAGCAACGACGAAGAAGAAGCATACGAAGACGAGGAAGAGGAAGAAGAGGTCTACGACGAAGAGGAATACGAGGACGAGGAAGATTACGAGGACGAAGACATCTAA